One stretch of Corynebacterium callunae DSM 20147 DNA includes these proteins:
- a CDS encoding vWA domain-containing protein, with amino-acid sequence MSAHLGPRFSRYGRYSGGPDPLAPPADLRQALDEIAQDIMAGYSPEQALREYLRRGARGQEGFDDLARRAMERRRELLSKNNLGGTLKEAKKLLDAALRAERAQLARDIDLDDTDRAFREMTLENLPQSTAAAVAELNTYDWQSTEARQNFEEIKDLLGREMLDQQFAGMKQALEGATPEDKAEIAQMLKDLNELLAKHRAGTDTPADFADFMARHGQNFPENPRDIKELIDLLAARSAAAQRMLNSMSAEQRQELMELSAQAFGSTELQELLGDLAGNLEGLRPELDWNSSEDFSGEQGMGLGDGTGVMQDLAELDNLTDQLNHDYTDLDLDALRRQLGDDAAISAELLAKLDRAMRESGLLRKQADGSLKLSPQAMRRLGKTLLDDATSHLSSRSGSRDSRFAGAGGEQTGASRSYEFGDTQPWDVTRTINNALQRTAGSNDPLKITAADIEVVETEVRTQHAVALLVDTSYSMAAEGRWVPMKQTALALHHLISTRFRGDELALISFGRYAQSMDIEELTGLPPVHEQGTNLHHALLLAERFFARNSHMQPTLLIVTDGEPTAHLEPNGEAWFNWPTTPETLSKTVLQLDKIAKRSAHSTFFRLGYDQGLEHFLNQLANRVGGTVSAPDLDGLGSAVVGEYLRYRD; translated from the coding sequence ATGTCTGCACATTTGGGCCCACGTTTTAGCCGTTATGGGCGTTATTCTGGCGGCCCAGATCCGTTAGCCCCGCCTGCTGATCTGCGCCAGGCACTCGATGAGATTGCCCAAGATATTATGGCTGGCTACTCCCCTGAACAGGCATTACGCGAATATTTACGGCGTGGTGCCCGCGGCCAAGAAGGCTTTGATGATCTGGCCCGGCGAGCCATGGAACGCCGCCGCGAACTGCTGAGCAAAAACAATCTCGGCGGCACCCTAAAAGAGGCAAAAAAGCTTCTCGACGCCGCCCTGCGGGCGGAAAGAGCCCAGCTAGCCCGCGATATTGACTTAGATGACACTGATCGCGCGTTTCGGGAAATGACCTTGGAGAATCTCCCTCAGTCAACCGCAGCTGCGGTAGCGGAGCTAAATACCTATGATTGGCAATCCACTGAGGCACGGCAAAACTTTGAGGAGATTAAAGATCTTCTAGGCCGCGAAATGCTTGATCAACAATTCGCCGGCATGAAACAAGCCCTCGAAGGCGCAACGCCTGAGGATAAAGCTGAGATCGCGCAGATGCTTAAAGACCTTAATGAGCTGCTGGCAAAACACCGAGCCGGTACAGATACCCCGGCTGATTTTGCTGACTTTATGGCCCGCCATGGCCAGAATTTCCCAGAGAACCCTCGCGATATTAAAGAACTCATTGACCTCTTGGCTGCGCGTTCAGCTGCTGCCCAAAGAATGCTCAACTCAATGTCCGCGGAGCAACGCCAAGAATTAATGGAGCTTTCCGCCCAAGCATTTGGATCAACCGAATTGCAGGAGCTTCTGGGCGATTTGGCTGGAAACCTCGAAGGCTTGCGGCCGGAGCTTGATTGGAATAGTTCAGAGGACTTTTCCGGTGAGCAAGGCATGGGACTTGGTGATGGCACCGGCGTGATGCAAGACCTCGCAGAGCTAGATAACCTCACCGATCAGCTCAACCATGATTACACCGACCTAGATTTGGATGCGCTACGCCGACAGCTCGGTGATGACGCTGCAATTTCTGCCGAGCTGCTGGCCAAATTAGACCGCGCCATGCGCGAGAGCGGATTGTTGCGCAAACAAGCAGATGGTTCACTAAAGCTCAGCCCCCAAGCCATGCGGCGACTGGGAAAAACTTTACTTGACGACGCCACCTCCCACCTCTCCTCCCGCAGCGGGTCACGGGATTCCCGCTTTGCGGGTGCCGGTGGTGAACAAACTGGCGCCTCGCGGTCTTATGAATTTGGCGATACCCAACCCTGGGATGTCACACGCACTATTAATAATGCTTTGCAACGCACGGCAGGATCTAATGATCCGCTCAAGATCACCGCGGCAGATATTGAAGTGGTGGAAACCGAGGTTCGCACCCAACATGCGGTTGCGCTATTGGTGGATACCAGCTATTCCATGGCTGCGGAAGGCCGTTGGGTGCCGATGAAACAAACTGCACTGGCTTTGCATCACCTAATTTCCACAAGGTTCCGCGGTGATGAATTAGCACTGATTAGCTTTGGACGTTATGCGCAATCAATGGATATTGAGGAATTAACTGGATTGCCTCCGGTTCATGAACAAGGCACCAACCTGCATCATGCTTTGTTATTGGCAGAGCGCTTTTTTGCACGTAACTCCCATATGCAACCCACCTTGTTGATTGTTACTGATGGTGAACCAACAGCACACCTCGAGCCCAACGGCGAGGCCTGGTTCAACTGGCCCACTACCCCGGAAACGCTATCCAAAACAGTGTTGCAATTGGATAAGATCGCTAAACGCAGTGCACACAGCACCTTTTTCCGCTTGGGCTATGACCAAGGTTTAGAGCACTTTCTCAACCAATTAGCTAATCGAGTGGGTGGCACTGTCAGTGCTCCTGACCTTGATGGTTTGGGGTCCGCTGTGGTGGGTGAATATTTGCGTTATCGCGATTAA
- a CDS encoding MoxR family ATPase, which produces MSLPPNVSTLGELKATGYIHRPLRQEIRANLLAKLEKGEDPWPGLHGLQHTVIPQVERALIAGHDIVLLGERGQGKTRLLRSLTALLDEWTPAISDSELREDPLAPITAATRARIKAEGDALPISWIHRDDRYAEKLATPDTSVADLIGDVDPMRVAEGRRLGDPETIHFGLIPRSNRGIVAINELPDLAERIQVAMLNVMEERDVQIRGYMLRLPLDLLVVASANPEDYTNRGRIITPLKDRFGAEIRTHYPIELRDEIAVIKQEAKLVAEVPDVLLEILARYTRALRESSAVNQRAGVSARFAIAGAETIAAAALHRATIRGEENAVARLVDVDAAVEVLGGKVEFEAGEEGREWEILDYILRTATAETLRPRLRPLDLTALIAALDGSVTVSTGAQVSAEEFLESLPELGDTDLYEEIATAFEATTPGQRANAIELALEGLFLSRKIAKDSGEGETIYG; this is translated from the coding sequence GTGAGTCTCCCACCAAATGTGTCCACGCTCGGTGAGCTTAAGGCCACCGGCTATATCCACCGCCCGCTGCGCCAAGAAATCCGCGCTAATTTGCTGGCCAAGCTAGAAAAGGGCGAAGATCCCTGGCCTGGATTACACGGCCTGCAGCATACTGTCATCCCACAGGTTGAGCGTGCCTTAATTGCTGGGCATGACATTGTGCTTTTGGGTGAAAGAGGCCAGGGTAAAACCCGCCTGCTGCGCTCTTTAACTGCACTTTTAGACGAGTGGACCCCTGCTATTTCAGATTCGGAGCTGCGCGAAGATCCCCTCGCTCCAATTACTGCAGCCACCCGCGCGCGCATTAAAGCTGAAGGTGATGCCCTGCCAATTAGTTGGATCCACCGTGATGATCGTTATGCGGAAAAATTAGCCACCCCAGATACGTCCGTAGCAGACCTTATCGGTGACGTTGATCCGATGCGCGTTGCCGAAGGCCGGCGTTTGGGGGATCCCGAAACAATTCACTTTGGCCTAATCCCCCGTTCCAACCGGGGCATTGTAGCCATTAATGAGTTACCTGACCTCGCCGAGCGCATTCAGGTGGCCATGCTCAATGTTATGGAAGAACGCGATGTCCAGATTCGCGGTTATATGCTGCGTTTGCCCCTAGATCTTTTAGTAGTAGCCTCGGCAAACCCGGAGGATTACACCAACCGAGGCCGCATTATTACCCCGCTTAAAGACCGTTTTGGCGCTGAAATCCGCACCCACTACCCCATCGAACTACGTGATGAAATAGCCGTGATTAAGCAGGAAGCCAAGCTGGTTGCGGAAGTTCCAGATGTGCTGCTAGAAATCCTGGCCCGCTATACCCGCGCTTTACGTGAATCATCTGCGGTTAATCAGCGCGCCGGAGTATCTGCCCGTTTTGCTATTGCTGGTGCAGAAACCATTGCAGCAGCTGCCTTGCATCGTGCCACCATTCGCGGTGAAGAAAACGCAGTTGCTCGCCTGGTGGATGTTGATGCAGCCGTTGAGGTACTCGGTGGCAAGGTGGAATTTGAGGCCGGTGAAGAAGGCCGCGAATGGGAAATCTTGGATTATATTCTCCGTACTGCCACTGCGGAAACCTTGCGTCCACGTTTGCGCCCACTTGACCTCACCGCGCTCATTGCAGCCCTTGATGGCAGCGTCACAGTTTCTACCGGTGCGCAAGTCTCTGCTGAGGAGTTTTTGGAATCCCTGCCAGAGCTTGGCGATACGGACCTTTATGAAGAAATCGCAACCGCTTTTGAGGCCACAACCCCAGGTCAACGCGCTAATGCAATTGAGCTTGCGTTGGAAGGCCTCTTTCTTTCCCGAAAGATCGCCAAGGATTCCGGCGAAGGCGAAACAATCTATGGCTAA
- a CDS encoding PQQ-dependent sugar dehydrogenase yields MRRHLTVFVAFSVAISSCSSTPTQAFSSSSSSSSAVTNTDFTRNHKATINNGWAMSFLPGTDYLAITQRTGGLQLLNHLNGELKAISGTPEVYTEGQAGMHDIVPGPTFSSDGTVYLSWVREHPAGAQGVVGTATLDTSNGSLNNLNVIWEQDPAPGSGHFSLRLLIAGEYLFVSSGDRQQGAPAQDINSNLGGLLRLTLDGQPAAGNPWNNERWTMGNRNILGLAAAENGELWITEMGPQGGDELNKVVAGDNYGWPQASMGSNYDGSDIPDHQSGDGFHAPAISWVPSISPGNLLIYSGELFDAFSHSALIGGLSGQRLVQVTLEEPAVELNQWPMEARIRAIAQAPDGAVWVLEDGAAGNLWELRP; encoded by the coding sequence ATGCGCCGACACCTCACCGTCTTTGTAGCGTTTAGCGTGGCCATTAGCTCATGTTCCTCGACCCCCACTCAAGCTTTTAGCAGTTCCTCAAGCTCTAGCTCAGCTGTCACCAATACTGATTTCACTCGCAACCATAAAGCCACCATTAACAATGGTTGGGCGATGTCATTTTTGCCAGGCACAGACTACCTCGCTATTACCCAAAGAACTGGTGGGCTGCAGTTACTTAATCACCTCAACGGCGAGCTCAAAGCCATAAGTGGCACCCCGGAGGTATATACCGAAGGCCAAGCGGGAATGCATGACATCGTCCCCGGACCCACGTTCTCCAGCGATGGCACGGTGTACTTAAGTTGGGTGCGCGAACATCCTGCGGGTGCACAAGGTGTCGTAGGTACTGCCACCTTGGACACGTCCAACGGCAGCTTGAATAATCTCAACGTCATTTGGGAACAGGATCCCGCTCCAGGTAGTGGCCACTTTTCGCTACGTTTGCTCATCGCAGGAGAGTATCTTTTTGTCAGCAGTGGCGATCGCCAGCAAGGCGCGCCTGCCCAAGATATCAACTCAAATCTCGGCGGGCTGCTGCGGCTTACTCTAGACGGACAACCTGCAGCAGGAAACCCCTGGAACAATGAGCGCTGGACCATGGGAAATCGCAATATCCTTGGCCTGGCAGCTGCGGAAAATGGTGAGTTGTGGATAACTGAGATGGGACCCCAAGGCGGCGATGAACTGAACAAGGTGGTCGCCGGCGATAATTATGGCTGGCCACAGGCCTCAATGGGCAGTAACTATGATGGCTCCGATATTCCTGATCACCAATCCGGGGACGGATTCCATGCACCAGCTATTTCTTGGGTGCCTTCAATTTCACCGGGTAATTTGCTGATCTATTCAGGAGAGCTTTTCGACGCCTTCAGCCACTCAGCCCTCATCGGAGGCTTGAGCGGGCAACGCCTGGTGCAAGTCACCCTAGAAGAGCCTGCTGTGGAGCTTAATCAGTGGCCCATGGAAGCTCGCATCCGAGCCATCGCCCAAGCTCCTGATGGTGCAGTATGGGTTTTGGAAGATGGCGCAGCTGGCAACCTGTGGGAATTAAGGCCTTAA